The Formosa sp. Hel1_33_131 genome window below encodes:
- a CDS encoding M13 family metallopeptidase → MNLKHLTVLCAFGLLSFHACKNEPKNQFSEAEKIPGIILENMDTSVNPKDNFYDYVNGNWMKTNTIPDDESRWGGFGVLRKSTRKDVLDIIKTSKELGTYEEGSDQKKALLMFESELDSVARTTTGITPIVPLLEAINSIQNIADMQTVYAKTIGVSAPFAGIGAEADLNDSSMNTAWVFPGGLGLQRDYYLDQDSKTKEIRGQYLDHVARMFQFINYDEATAQAAAERVLALETQLAEPRLDKVQRRDIRNFNNPRSIEELSTITPEIDWNKFIKDMGVTQALDTVLVMQPTYMKALNTFLSTTPIEDVKTLMIWSTLDNAAGYLSPEIETANWEFYSKTLSGSKAQRAAEERALGTVNGSVGEAIGKLYVEAKFPPEAKAKAEKMIANVIKAFQNRIQVLDWMSDETKAKAVEKLDKFTVKIAYPDEWEDYSELQIKEGNSYAENMMAVSQWSVNKNISEIGQPVDKSEWGMPPQTVNAYFNPLNNEIVFPAAILQPPFYNYTADEAVNYGGIGAVIGHEISHAFDDSGARFDGDGNVNNWWTDKDLTEFEKRGNALAEQYSAIQVMDSVYINGKFTLGENIGDLGGVLGAYDGLQLFFDANGRPEDIDGFTAEQRFFMSWATVWRTLTREDALRRQIKTDPHSPGIQRATQPLKNIDAFYEAFDIKEGDKMYLPEEQRVRIW, encoded by the coding sequence ATGAACTTAAAACACCTAACCGTACTCTGTGCATTTGGCCTCTTGAGCTTCCATGCCTGCAAGAACGAACCGAAAAATCAGTTCTCAGAAGCTGAAAAAATTCCTGGAATCATCTTGGAAAACATGGACACCTCTGTGAATCCAAAAGACAACTTTTATGACTATGTCAATGGAAATTGGATGAAAACCAATACCATTCCGGATGACGAATCGCGATGGGGTGGTTTTGGAGTGCTTCGGAAATCAACACGTAAAGATGTGCTTGATATTATAAAAACCTCTAAAGAACTCGGTACTTATGAAGAAGGCTCCGATCAGAAGAAAGCCTTGTTAATGTTTGAATCAGAACTGGATTCTGTCGCCAGAACAACAACGGGCATCACTCCTATTGTTCCCCTTTTAGAGGCGATTAACAGCATTCAAAACATCGCAGACATGCAAACCGTCTATGCAAAAACAATCGGGGTTTCAGCCCCTTTTGCAGGCATTGGTGCTGAAGCAGACCTGAACGATAGCAGTATGAATACCGCTTGGGTATTTCCTGGAGGCTTAGGACTGCAACGCGACTACTATTTAGATCAAGATTCAAAAACAAAAGAAATTAGAGGCCAATATTTAGATCATGTTGCCCGTATGTTTCAATTTATAAATTATGATGAAGCCACTGCTCAAGCAGCAGCAGAACGCGTACTTGCTTTAGAAACACAACTGGCAGAACCTCGTTTGGACAAGGTACAAAGGCGTGACATTCGTAACTTTAACAATCCACGTTCTATAGAAGAGTTGAGTACCATCACTCCAGAAATCGATTGGAACAAGTTCATTAAGGACATGGGAGTTACGCAAGCTTTAGACACTGTTTTAGTGATGCAACCAACCTATATGAAAGCTTTAAACACCTTCCTTAGCACCACGCCTATTGAAGACGTTAAAACCTTAATGATTTGGAGCACTCTAGACAATGCAGCGGGCTATTTAAGTCCAGAGATTGAAACTGCCAATTGGGAATTTTACAGCAAAACATTGAGTGGATCCAAAGCACAACGCGCCGCAGAAGAACGTGCCCTCGGAACCGTTAACGGATCTGTAGGAGAAGCCATTGGAAAACTGTATGTGGAAGCTAAATTCCCACCAGAAGCCAAAGCAAAAGCTGAAAAAATGATTGCGAATGTCATCAAGGCATTTCAAAATAGAATACAAGTATTGGATTGGATGAGTGATGAAACCAAAGCCAAAGCCGTTGAAAAACTCGATAAATTCACCGTTAAAATCGCCTACCCAGACGAGTGGGAAGATTATTCTGAATTGCAAATCAAAGAAGGCAATAGCTACGCCGAAAATATGATGGCTGTTTCTCAATGGAGTGTGAATAAAAATATTTCTGAAATTGGGCAGCCCGTTGACAAATCGGAATGGGGCATGCCTCCACAAACAGTGAATGCCTATTTCAATCCTTTAAACAATGAAATTGTATTTCCAGCAGCTATTTTACAGCCTCCATTCTATAATTATACCGCTGATGAAGCCGTTAATTATGGTGGTATTGGAGCCGTAATTGGACATGAAATTTCACATGCGTTTGATGATTCTGGTGCGCGATTTGATGGCGATGGAAACGTGAACAACTGGTGGACAGACAAAGATTTAACCGAATTTGAAAAACGTGGCAATGCCTTGGCAGAACAGTACAGTGCCATTCAAGTAATGGACAGTGTGTATATCAATGGGAAATTTACTTTGGGTGAAAACATTGGAGATTTAGGAGGCGTACTTGGTGCCTATGACGGACTTCAACTCTTTTTTGATGCCAATGGACGACCAGAAGACATTGATGGATTTACAGCAGAACAACGCTTCTTTATGTCTTGGGCAACCGTTTGGAGAACC